In Verrucomicrobiia bacterium, a genomic segment contains:
- a CDS encoding triple tyrosine motif-containing protein has protein sequence MIWDGAVRTIYPQLSFSPVGQPTNGNPQSVDSGSDQIRLPPGGQLIQFEFTGLSFASPERTRFRYQLEGLDHGWVEADSRRVADYTHPPPGRYLFKVIGCNSDGIWNELGDSIEIIIEPQFWETLWFKTGVVALISVTCSGLVMVVLRRRHGLAMERLEHQRALEIERTRIARDLHDDLGVGLTEIGLLGDVAGNDPGLRPASQERLQEITDRARSLAASLDEIVWAINPANDTSQSLVDYFFPYAQKLLGSAGIRCRLEVVEPLPAGNLNAEDRHEFFHAYKEALNNVIRHSGATRVEICLASSNGNLMIRVRDNGRGFGGADDKGLRHGLVGMRERLTRLGGKCEVAGSPESGTTVTFIIPVDPGT, from the coding sequence GTGATATGGGACGGCGCGGTGCGGACGATCTATCCGCAGTTGAGTTTTAGCCCAGTTGGCCAGCCGACAAACGGAAACCCGCAGTCGGTGGACTCTGGCAGCGACCAGATACGCCTGCCGCCCGGCGGACAGTTGATTCAATTTGAATTCACTGGACTCAGTTTTGCATCTCCGGAGCGGACCCGCTTTCGGTATCAGCTGGAGGGGTTGGACCACGGGTGGGTTGAGGCAGATTCACGCCGCGTTGCTGACTATACGCATCCGCCTCCGGGGCGCTACCTCTTCAAAGTAATCGGCTGCAACAGCGACGGGATATGGAATGAGCTTGGGGATTCAATTGAGATCATCATAGAGCCGCAGTTCTGGGAGACGCTCTGGTTCAAGACTGGTGTTGTGGCATTGATCTCGGTGACCTGTTCCGGCTTGGTGATGGTTGTCCTGCGGCGGCGTCACGGGCTTGCGATGGAACGATTGGAGCATCAGCGCGCGCTCGAAATCGAGCGAACCCGCATCGCCCGTGACTTGCATGATGATTTGGGGGTGGGTTTGACGGAGATTGGCCTGTTGGGTGACGTCGCGGGCAACGATCCCGGCTTGCGGCCAGCAAGTCAGGAGCGACTCCAGGAAATCACGGATCGGGCTCGTTCGCTGGCGGCTTCACTGGATGAAATCGTGTGGGCCATCAACCCCGCCAATGACACCTCCCAGTCCCTGGTAGACTACTTCTTCCCCTATGCACAAAAACTGCTTGGCAGCGCGGGCATCCGGTGCCGTCTGGAAGTGGTGGAGCCTCTTCCCGCGGGCAACCTGAATGCGGAGGATCGCCATGAGTTTTTCCATGCATATAAGGAAGCTTTGAACAACGTCATCCGGCATTCCGGTGCCACCCGCGTGGAAATTTGTCTGGCCTCCTCAAACGGCAACTTGATGATTCGCGTGCGTGACAATGGGCGTGGATTTGGGGGGGCGGACGACAAAGGCTTGCGCCATGGTCTGGTTGGCATGCGCGAGCGATTGACCCGGCTTGGGGGCAAGTGTGAGGTGGCCGGCAGCCCAGAAAGCGGAACCACGGTGACATTTATCATCCCTGTAGATCCTGGGACATGA
- a CDS encoding heavy metal translocating P-type ATPase, whose amino-acid sequence MTKDPMCGMTVDETMALRAERDGETFYFCSEHCRKKFLSQSAPTKTDGGCCSGKSEHADHGSHEHAHGAKEHSCCGGTQAHRDHSHYGHEHATVTPSAAAKYFCPMCPGVESDKPGDCPKCGMALERNPAWKPTAKTIYTCPMHPEIERDLPGDCPKCGMALEPKTVAAESDVEEDNSELRNMSRRFWSGAALTLPVFIVAMAHIVPAWSHAEWLNGEASRWGQFILSTPVVLWAGWPFFVRGARSLVNRSLNMFTLIALGVGAAYVFSAVAMFFPPAFPPASGHSGKPAIYFEAAAVITVLVLLGQVLELRARQRTSGAIKALLGLAPKTARRVTPQGDEDVPLDAVHPGDHLRVRPGEKIPVDGEVVEGRTSVDESMLTGEPLPVEKALGAKVSGGTVNTTGGIVMKAERVGSETMLAQIVNLVAQAQRSRAPIQALADKVAGWFVPTVLAIAAITFVAWFAFGPEPRLAFAITNAVAVLIIACPCALGLATPMSVMVGIGRGAQIGVLIRNAEAIEKLAQLDTLAVDKTGTLTEGKPKLAQVLPVSGVDEQELLRLTGSLEQGSEHPLAHAVVVAASGQKLPLEPAKDFQSTTAGGVAGTVAGRHVLVGKPDYLRENGVTDIAALETLAAPRQAEGATAIFVAVDGRAAGVLTVADPVKATTSQALVELRELGVNVLILTGDNPRTAEAVARKLGITDFQAGVTPNDKHEKVKTLKATGRIVGMAGDGINDAPALAAADVGIAMGTGTDIAMESAGVTLVKGDLRGIVRAIKLGRALMRNIRQNLFFAFVYNALGIPVAAGLLYPFFGVLLSPIIAGAAMSLSSVSVIVNALRLRKVDL is encoded by the coding sequence ATGACAAAAGACCCAATGTGCGGAATGACGGTGGATGAAACGATGGCTCTCCGTGCCGAGCGCGATGGAGAAACCTTTTACTTTTGCAGCGAACACTGCCGGAAGAAGTTTCTGTCGCAAAGCGCGCCCACCAAAACGGACGGTGGTTGTTGCAGCGGCAAAAGCGAACATGCCGACCACGGTAGCCACGAACACGCGCATGGTGCGAAGGAACATTCTTGTTGTGGCGGCACTCAGGCACACCGCGACCATTCCCACTACGGTCACGAACACGCGACGGTGACACCATCCGCTGCTGCAAAATATTTTTGCCCGATGTGTCCGGGCGTGGAGTCGGACAAGCCAGGCGATTGCCCGAAGTGCGGTATGGCCTTGGAGCGCAATCCCGCGTGGAAGCCGACCGCGAAAACCATCTATACCTGTCCGATGCACCCGGAGATCGAGCGGGATCTTCCCGGTGATTGCCCGAAGTGCGGCATGGCGCTCGAACCAAAAACCGTCGCCGCCGAAAGCGATGTGGAGGAGGACAACTCCGAGTTGCGGAACATGAGCCGCCGGTTCTGGTCCGGCGCAGCGTTGACCTTGCCGGTGTTCATCGTTGCGATGGCGCATATCGTGCCCGCGTGGAGTCATGCCGAATGGCTGAACGGCGAAGCGTCGCGTTGGGGACAATTCATTCTCAGCACGCCGGTCGTCTTGTGGGCGGGTTGGCCTTTCTTCGTGCGCGGCGCTCGCTCACTGGTGAACCGCAGTTTGAATATGTTCACTCTCATCGCGCTGGGCGTGGGTGCGGCGTATGTCTTCAGTGCCGTGGCCATGTTCTTTCCGCCGGCATTTCCGCCCGCATCGGGTCACAGCGGCAAACCGGCGATCTACTTTGAAGCGGCGGCCGTCATCACCGTGCTGGTGCTGCTCGGACAGGTGTTGGAACTGCGCGCCCGCCAGCGCACCAGCGGCGCAATCAAAGCCTTGCTCGGCCTCGCACCAAAAACCGCCCGTCGAGTCACGCCGCAAGGCGACGAAGACGTGCCGCTTGATGCCGTGCATCCGGGCGACCATTTGCGCGTCCGCCCCGGTGAGAAAATTCCCGTGGACGGTGAAGTGGTCGAAGGCCGCACGTCCGTGGATGAATCCATGCTCACCGGCGAACCGTTGCCAGTGGAGAAAGCCCTTGGCGCAAAAGTTTCCGGCGGCACGGTGAACACCACGGGCGGCATCGTGATGAAAGCCGAGCGTGTCGGCAGCGAAACCATGCTCGCGCAAATTGTGAATCTGGTCGCGCAAGCCCAACGCAGTCGCGCGCCGATACAGGCGTTGGCGGACAAAGTGGCTGGTTGGTTTGTTCCGACCGTGCTTGCCATTGCTGCAATCACGTTTGTCGCTTGGTTTGCTTTTGGGCCAGAGCCACGGCTCGCTTTTGCCATCACCAATGCAGTCGCTGTTCTCATCATCGCTTGTCCATGCGCGCTTGGACTCGCCACGCCCATGAGCGTAATGGTTGGCATCGGTCGCGGCGCTCAGATTGGCGTGCTCATTCGCAACGCCGAGGCCATCGAAAAGCTCGCCCAACTCGACACGCTCGCCGTGGATAAAACCGGCACGCTCACCGAAGGTAAGCCGAAGCTGGCGCAGGTGTTGCCAGTCAGCGGGGTTGACGAGCAAGAATTGCTGCGCCTCACCGGGTCGCTCGAACAGGGCAGCGAACATCCGCTGGCGCACGCCGTTGTTGTTGCCGCCAGCGGGCAAAAACTTCCGCTTGAACCTGCGAAGGATTTTCAGTCCACGACCGCAGGCGGCGTGGCGGGCACTGTCGCTGGACGCCATGTGTTGGTTGGCAAACCCGACTACCTGCGCGAAAACGGAGTGACCGACATCGCGGCACTCGAAACACTCGCCGCTCCCCGCCAGGCCGAAGGTGCGACCGCGATCTTCGTCGCCGTTGATGGCCGCGCCGCCGGAGTTCTGACCGTGGCCGATCCGGTGAAAGCCACCACTTCGCAGGCGCTCGTCGAATTGCGCGAACTCGGCGTGAACGTCCTCATACTCACCGGCGACAATCCGCGCACCGCCGAGGCCGTCGCCCGCAAACTCGGCATCACTGACTTTCAAGCGGGCGTCACCCCAAACGACAAACACGAGAAAGTAAAAACGCTCAAGGCGACGGGCCGCATCGTCGGCATGGCCGGCGACGGCATCAACGACGCACCCGCGCTTGCCGCTGCCGATGTTGGCATTGCGATGGGCACGGGCACAGACATCGCAATGGAAAGCGCCGGGGTGACGCTGGTGAAAGGCGACCTGCGCGGCATTGTGCGGGCGATAAAACTTGGCCGCGCCCTGATGCGCAACATCCGGCAGAATCTTTTCTTTGCATTCGTCTATAACGCGCTCGGCATTCCTGTCGCGGCAGGTTTGCTCTACCCGTTCTTCGGCGTGCTGCTCAGTCCCATCATCGCGGGCGCGGCCATGAGCTTGAGTTCCGTGTCGGTCATCGTCAACGCGCTGCGGCTGCGCAAGGTGGACTTGTGA
- a CDS encoding sigma factor, whose protein sequence is MEESVLKNMHAFVGFARKRLGDPHLAEDVVQESLVKALASAKQPTSEDDTVAWFYRILRKSDMGRRGADDLSAVEF, encoded by the coding sequence ATGGAAGAATCCGTGCTGAAAAACATGCATGCGTTCGTGGGGTTTGCGCGCAAGCGCCTCGGTGATCCACACCTCGCCGAAGATGTGGTGCAGGAAAGTCTCGTCAAGGCGTTGGCTTCCGCCAAGCAGCCGACAAGTGAGGACGATACGGTTGCGTGGTTCTATCGCATTTTGCGAAAGAGTGATATGGGACGGCGCGGTGCGGACGATCTATCCGCAGTTGAGTTTTAG
- a CDS encoding response regulator transcription factor, with product MKQIKIAIVEDDARFRRSLRQVIESKPGLSCVAEYATGAEAMERIPVDLPEVVLMDLNLPDCSGAEVTASVKAKLPNLSVVILTVYNDADHVFKALRAGAGGYLLKQATAAEVIEAVTEAHRGGAPMTSEIARKVIAAFHEPKPAPSPTDALAPREREILELVAKGYANKEIADKMSITLSTVCWYLNEIYKKLHVQSRMQAVNKLREVSRHNSRS from the coding sequence ATGAAACAAATAAAAATCGCCATTGTTGAAGATGATGCCCGGTTTCGCAGAAGTCTGCGCCAAGTCATTGAATCCAAGCCGGGGTTGAGTTGCGTGGCGGAGTATGCCACCGGGGCCGAGGCCATGGAACGGATTCCAGTGGACTTGCCGGAGGTGGTTCTCATGGATCTCAATCTCCCGGACTGCTCCGGAGCCGAAGTAACCGCCAGCGTGAAGGCGAAACTCCCGAACCTCAGCGTGGTGATATTGACGGTTTACAACGATGCCGATCATGTTTTCAAGGCATTGCGGGCCGGTGCCGGAGGCTATCTGCTCAAGCAGGCCACTGCTGCTGAAGTGATTGAGGCAGTCACGGAGGCGCACCGCGGCGGAGCGCCGATGACGAGTGAGATTGCCCGCAAGGTTATCGCCGCGTTCCATGAGCCTAAACCCGCTCCTTCGCCAACGGATGCGTTGGCGCCCCGAGAGCGCGAGATTCTCGAATTGGTGGCGAAAGGATACGCCAACAAGGAGATCGCCGACAAAATGTCGATCACCCTGAGCACGGTTTGTTGGTATCTGAACGAAATCTATAAGAAGCTCCATGTGCAGAGTCGGATGCAGGCGGTTAACAAGCTCCGGGAAGTTTCGAGACACAACTCCCGGTCTTAG